The genome window GCAGGTACTGGAGATGGTGGGGCGGACCGATCCCCCTACCTGGGTGTTGGTGATCTACCCACCTGATAGCGAGGGGCGCGCCTGGACCGCGGCGGATCAACTGCGGGTTTATACCGCTGTAAGTCTACTGCCTGTCGTTGGGGAGGCGGCCATGGTGCAGATCACGGAGACACCAGCTGTCTCGACAGCCACGATGACGCCCGCGGCGGAGCAACCTGTGGCGACGACGCTGCGTTCTGGGCTGGTTGCCCGCATCACCGCGGACGTGCTGAATGTGCGCGCTGGCCCTGGCACCAACTATGCTATCATCAGCAAGCTACGCGACGGTGATCAGGTGCAGATCACCGGACGGAACGAGGATGGCACCTGGCTTCAGATCATCTACGATGGAAAAGCTGAGGCCCAAGGCTGGGTGTATGCTCAGTATGCCGAGGTCAGCGGCGACGTGATGGAGGCGCCACTGGCAACGACTACGGTGCAACCCGTGTCCAGACAGGCCCGTCGTGCTCGCTTCACCGGCAAGCTAGCCATCCTGACTCGAAGCGGCGGGGACCTGTACATCGTCAACGCGGATGGCAGCGGGCTGCGCCGCGTTACCACAGGCGTCCTGGACCCGGACCTCTCGCCCGATGGGAAACGCTTGGCTTATGCCCGGTGGCCAGGCGGCCCCGACCCAGAGGGGGTCTATGTGCGTGATTTGATCAACGACAATGAATGGCGGCAATGGGGCACGCATCTGCCGCGTGCGCCCGATTGGTCGCCAGATGGGCGTTATCTGGTCTTCTCATTCCAGAAGGGCGGGAGAGAAGGGTATTTGGAGCTCAGGTTTGGCCCGTGGGCATTCACGTTGCCGCCGGATCCACACTTTCAGTTGGGCTATGTGGACACCTGGACGAGGGAGTATCGCGATGTCCCTTCGCAGCGTTACAGTCACAATCCGAGTTGGGCTCCGGACGGTCTTCGGATTGTCTACCGAGGGGACCGAGGAACTGAAATCACCACGCTTTTAGGTCCCACTAAGCCTTTGACGAAGGATATAAGGCACCTGGGTCCGGTCTGGTCGCCTGCGGGAGGGCTTATTGCCTTCGAGAAGAAATACCCTAATCATACCGACATTTTCGTGGTAAATGAGGATGGGAGCGAGATTCGGCCGTTGACTTCGTCGGGCCTATGGACCGAGCGCCCGGCCAACAGCGTCTCGCCGACGTGGTCGCCCGACGGGCAATGGATCGCTTTCCTGACGGATCGCAACGGCAAGTGGGAAGTGTATGTGATGCGGCCCGATGGGAGCGAGCAGCAGCCTCTGTTCCCCAATGGCCTGCCGAGGGTGACGATCCAACACCAGAGCGTGGGCGAGCGCTTGTTGAGTTGGTCCTGGTAGCAGCCCGGCACACTGTGTGCCGGGTCGATAGACCTCTCTTTGAAGGCACTCTGATCGCCTGCACTTGCCGCGGAGACAGCACATATGCGCACTGATGGTGTGGTATTATTTTGACGTCCTCTTGTCGCCTGGCTTGCGGCTTTGCTCGGGAATCGACGTTGCTCCACACAGTGAGAGCCAGTTCAGGGCTCTTGGGGGCCGTTCTGCACCGCGGGCCGCGTGACAGGGGGACGTCAGTGATGAACGGGTTACAGCCCTTCTTTTGTGTGCTGTTTGCAGTCCGTCGCAGCCCTCGCGTAAATCTATGGGGGCTGTGCCCAAAATGGTGGTCTTCAGCCGCGATTCAGGATGCAGCCCTCTCAAGGCTGAGACACGGGTTCGAGTCCCGTATGGGCCACCACATGTTACCGCCTTCTGTTTCTCAGAGGGCGGTAACTTTTTTACGCTCGCGGGTTCCAGCTCTCAAAGGTCGTCTCTTCCCCGATCCAGCTGGATACTCCCGCACGGGAACACGGCTACAGTCGCCTCATTGCCATATCGTGCCGCCAGGTGCGCGCTCAGATCACCCCAGCGGCGAAACACCACATCGCCCCCGACATCAGCCGCCGTCAGCCGGGGCGAGAAGAAAACGACGTGCGCATCCCACAGCGTCGGTGACGCCCTCCTTCCCGTACTCCCACGGCGCAGATCGTAACGCATGCCCGGGCCGAACAGCCCGTGATAACCCCGCCCCTCCGGGCTGGCAGTGACGATGACGATCATGCCCCCCTCCTTGACCACCAGCCTGGGCGATGACCTCAGCACGTTGAGGGCCATCCCGCTTTGCAGGAAGTCCGTGTCCTTGGGATAGGCATTGCAGATGGCGATGTCCACCGGCTCAGCGGGCATCTCGGTAGCGTATACCTGTCGGGCTAACCGGATGCCCACCCGATGCGCGCTCACCATGTCCCCCACGAACAGCCCGGCGATCTCCCGATGCGAATTGACCACCACGTTGATGATGTAATCCAGCCCCACTCTATCCCGTGCGATATGCTCGATCTCCGCCCGGAACTCGTTATGCTCCACCTCGATCAAGCCCCCCCGTAAGCGGCCCGGTTGGTGGATGGAGGCGATCGTATCGATGCCCGCGACGCCCGGGATCACCACTTTGGCCCCGCCCCCGAACCCCGGACTCCCATGCGGCGTGATCGAGCCAACGCCGATCTTCAGATCGGCCTCGGCGAAGAAACGGCAGACGTGAACCGGCGTCCCTCGATCCGACACTCCCAGATCCACCACATTACCATAGGGATGGTTGTTGTACACATCCAGCCGATCGGCCGCGGCCCGCCCGATCTTCTTGATGATGTCCTCCTTGACCATGGGACGATGCGTACCTGTCCCTAACACGACGCGCACCCGATCCAGGTCCACGCCAGCCCGCTCCAGCCGACGCATGAGGGAGGGCATGATCCGTGCGGCCGGCGCCGGCCGAGAGATATCGTCCACCGCGATGGAAACCCAGCGTTTCCCGCGCGCCACATCCTCGATGGGCGGGGCATCGATGGGCGCGTCGAACGAGCGCTCGATTCCCGCCAGCCCGATGTCCGGTGCATCGGCTGGCCAATAGGCCCGCACACACCAGGAGGAGGGAAAGCGCAACTCCACTTCCTCATCGCCATACCACGCACGCCAGGGGATACGGATGGTGGTCATGATCCTCCTCGCAAACGAAGCCCTCGGCCTATCCTACAGCCGAGGGCCTTGATCTCGCCGTCAAAGGACACGATGCACGGCGATCACGTCCAACAGGGCTCGAATTCATAACGCAGGTCCTCGATGGAGGCTCCGACCACCTCGATCTCCTCCAGGAGATTGGTGCCCAGGCCCAGCTCACGCGCCAAGTTCAGATGATTGTCGCTGCGCAGGAAGGGCGGGGTCGGCTGTTCAACGGTCGAGTCAAAGCCCATCGTCGCGGTGGCGACGGCATCCGTGGCCACCGGGTCAACGCCGGCGACCAGGATGCCGGGCTCCACAGGAGAGATCGTCTTGATCCAGGGGCCCTCCCCGGCCTCCGTGGTCTTCACGCCATCGATGAGCGCGAAGTGGATCGGGCGCGCCCGGTTGAGGTCCATGATCACCTTGGGCAATCGGGTCTTAAACTCATCCCCCTTCCCATGGAATGCCGAACGATATTTATGGTCGGGGCTCAGTCGATAGTGAGTATATGGCACCAGGCCGATCAGATTCTTCATGGCCAGGGTGACGCCACAACTCCAATGGCATTTC of Chloroflexota bacterium contains these proteins:
- a CDS encoding SH3 domain-containing protein → MREGQVLEMVGRTDPPTWVLVIYPPDSEGRAWTAADQLRVYTAVSLLPVVGEAAMVQITETPAVSTATMTPAAEQPVATTLRSGLVARITADVLNVRAGPGTNYAIISKLRDGDQVQITGRNEDGTWLQIIYDGKAEAQGWVYAQYAEVSGDVMEAPLATTTVQPVSRQARRARFTGKLAILTRSGGDLYIVNADGSGLRRVTTGVLDPDLSPDGKRLAYARWPGGPDPEGVYVRDLINDNEWRQWGTHLPRAPDWSPDGRYLVFSFQKGGREGYLELRFGPWAFTLPPDPHFQLGYVDTWTREYRDVPSQRYSHNPSWAPDGLRIVYRGDRGTEITTLLGPTKPLTKDIRHLGPVWSPAGGLIAFEKKYPNHTDIFVVNEDGSEIRPLTSSGLWTERPANSVSPTWSPDGQWIAFLTDRNGKWEVYVMRPDGSEQQPLFPNGLPRVTIQHQSVGERLLSWSW
- a CDS encoding DUF2088 domain-containing protein, with the translated sequence MTTIRIPWRAWYGDEEVELRFPSSWCVRAYWPADAPDIGLAGIERSFDAPIDAPPIEDVARGKRWVSIAVDDISRPAPAARIMPSLMRRLERAGVDLDRVRVVLGTGTHRPMVKEDIIKKIGRAAADRLDVYNNHPYGNVVDLGVSDRGTPVHVCRFFAEADLKIGVGSITPHGSPGFGGGAKVVIPGVAGIDTIASIHQPGRLRGGLIEVEHNEFRAEIEHIARDRVGLDYIINVVVNSHREIAGLFVGDMVSAHRVGIRLARQVYATEMPAEPVDIAICNAYPKDTDFLQSGMALNVLRSSPRLVVKEGGMIVIVTASPEGRGYHGLFGPGMRYDLRRGSTGRRASPTLWDAHVVFFSPRLTAADVGGDVVFRRWGDLSAHLAARYGNEATVAVFPCGSIQLDRGRDDL